The Nisaea sp. DNA window GGTCGACCTGCAGAAGACACTGGACGGCATCGCAGAACGGCCGGAGAACCAGCAAATCTACGGCATGCTGTTCGGCCGCACTCTGTTCATGTCTCTCGTTATTACCGTTTCCTGCATCCTCCTCGGCTATCCAATCGCGTGGATCCTCGCGAATCTGCCGCTACGGACCTCCAATCTTCTGATGATCCTTGTGCTGTTGCCCTTCTGGACATCGCTGCTGGTGCGCACCTCGGCATGGAAGGTCATGCTGCAACAGCAGGGGGTGATCAACGACACCCTGGTCTGGCTGGGACTGCTGGACGATGCCGACAGGTTGATCATGATCAACAACCAATTCGGCACCATCGTCGCAATGACGCATATTCTCCTGCCCTTTATGATCCTGCCGCTCTACTCGGTAATGCAGACCATACAGCCTACCTATCTGAGGGCAGCGAAATCGCTTGGCGCGAACAATTGGACGGCGTTCTGGCGCGTCTATTTCCCGCAATCTATTCCGGGCATCGGCGCCGGCTCGATCCTCGTCTTCATTCTGGCCATCGGCTACTACATCACGCCGGAAATTGTCGGTGGCACCACAGGAACCTTCATCTCTAACCGGATCGCCTACCACATTTCCAGTTCGCTGAACTGGGGCCTGGGTGCAGCGCTCGGGTCAATTCTATTGGCCGCGGTTCTCGCCCTCTACTGGACCTACGATAAGATCGTCGGCATCGATAACGTGAAGTTGGGAGGCTAAATCATGGCGCAGATCACTTCGGTCTCCCCTTCCTCACCCACCTTCTATGTTCCGGTATGCGCTGCTGTCGGCGGCTTCGCGGGGCTGCTTGTCGGCACCGCCCAGGGAAACCCGCTGATCGGACTTATCGTTGGCGCGGTGCTCTTGGGGGCCACCGCCTATGCAGCGGCTCATTTCGTTTCCCAGGAACGCATCGCCCGCTGGGCGATCCTGTTAATCGTGGCACTCGGTGGCGGCTTTCTTGGCGGGCTGCCGGGTCTCATTGTCGGCGCCGGCTTCGGTTGGTTCTTCGGCTGGTTTATATACTGGCTATCCGAGTCCCGGTACCGCATGAAACTGCCACCCTACCTTACGGCGGGTCAGGTGCTCTGGCACTATGGCCTCCGGGTAATCTGTGGCTTGATCTTCTTTTTCCTGATTACGCCGATCGTGGTGGTGATGCCGCTTAGCTTCAATGCTCAGGACTTTTTCACCTTCACGCCGGAAATGCTGCGGTTTGATCCTGCCGGCTATTCGCTCAAGCACTACGAGGATTTTCTGACCAGTTCCAACTGGCAGCACGCATTGCGGAATTCCATCAGCATCGCGCCGGCGGCAACCCTGCTATCGGTCAGTTTTGGCACCCTTGCGGCCATCGGTCTAAGTTCCGAGCATGTGCCGTTCCGGCGCACGATTATGGCTATCTTGATCTCGCCGATGATCGTCCCCCTGATCATTTCCGCCGCCGGTATGTTCTTCTTCTACAGCCGCATCGGCCTGCAGGGGACCTATATCGGCGTAGTGCTGGCGCATGCCGCCCTCGGCATTCCGTTCGTGATTATCACGGTGACGGCGACGCTTGTCGGGTTCGACCGCTCACTGACGCGCGCGGCGGCGAATATGGGAGCCGGCCCGATCCGGACCTTCTTCAAGGTTCAGATGCCCCTCATCCTGCCTGGGGTGATATCTGGCGGTCTGTTTGCCTTCATCACCTCGTTCGACGAGGTGGTTGTGGTGTTGTTCGTCGGGTCGGCCGGGCAGAAGACACTGCCCTGGCAAATGTTCATCGGCCTCCGCGAACAGATCAGCCCTACGATCCTCGCAGTAGCCACCATCCTGGTCGCCATCTCTGTCTTGCTGCTGACGACGATGGAATTGCTGCGGCGGCGCTCCGAGCGACTGCGGGGCATGAGTCCGGGTTAATTTTTCGTGTCCCCCTTTACATCTGCAGCAAAAGGCACCATTTTAAGAACGGTTCGCAAAAACCTGTGCGAGGCGATGGATGTACCGCGATAATTCACTGATCCCCAAGGAAGCAATCCGCATGGCGGCGCTCGGCGCACTGTCGGGTGGCCCGCGGCCTTATGCGGATATAGCGGGTGAAGTGCGCCAGTTCGCCGCCCGTATCGTCGGCCCGTCCCTCGATCTGCTCGGCAGCTCGATCGAACTGCTGAAGTTCGAAGGGTTGATTGCGCCGGTTACCGGTGAAGGCTTCGAGGATAATGCCGAGCTCCGTTTGACGGATGCAGGCTGGACCGCCCTCAAGGACTATCTGACCGCGGCCGTGCGTCCGGGCTCAAACGACCTGAACAAATTGGTCGTCGCCCTGAAACTGCGCTTTCTGCATCTTCTCGAAAAAGACGAACAGGTCGAGCAGATCGATAATCTGCGCGCGCTCTATCAAGGTGAACACGCCCGCCTGTTTGACCTCCTCACCCATGAGGAATGGCAGCAAGGCCATCTGCGCGCCTGGATCGAGATGGAAATCTCCCAGGTCGAAGATCGCATGGCCTGGTGCGACCGTATCGCCGCCGAGCTTTAAAAAACCGTTTCTTTCAGACAGTCGTAGACCGTGCTGACGTGCGCGCGGACGATGCTTCGTCCTGTGTAAGCGTGAGCAGGCGAGTATCCTTTCCGCGTCTTTCTGGCGGACCCCTGACGTTCAAGTAAACACCCAAGGGTTTATTATTAAAGAGAAAACATCATTATTTTGAATTTTAGATATTTTTAATATATATTAACGACACTGAAGTGCCAGAGCTGGAATCGGCTGAAGCTGAGGAAAGGAGACGCACGATGATGACCTTATTCAGGTCGCGCATAGAATCCCCAAAACCCGCGAATACATTCGCGGCCGCACAGGTACTCCGGCCACGCGGTGATTCCTATGTCCGCATAGACCGGCGAGATTATCCGCTGCAATGCTGGTCTCCGGCAGGGTTCACCCTCTCGCCCTACAATGGCTCCCTGATCCAGCGCCAGAAGGCACGCGTAAGCATGCTTGTTCGGGACATCCATGATCCGGACGGCCCGCTGGAGATCGACGGCGAAGTCGTTGTCGACATTGTCGCGAACGGGATTCTTGCCGCCCGATGGACCGGGCTGCCGAAATACAAACTGGCCGCGCTTGCACAGTATTTCACCGGAAAACTTTCTGCCTGACGACCAAAACCTGGTCCAGGAAAGCCGGAACCCGGCTCAGAACATGTGCTGTCCGCCAGTCACGAAGATTTCCGTGCCGGTCACATAGCTGGAATCTTCCGAGCAAAGGTAGTGGATCGTCGACGCCACGTCTTTCGGGGTCCCCATCCGGTTCAGGGGAATGCGCGGGATCAGCATCTCGTATTCCGGGGACAGCATCGCCGTCTCGATCTCGCCCGGCGCCACGGCGTTGACACGCACACCGAGCTCGGCGAACTCATTCGCCATTTCCCGGGTCAGCGATGACAGCGCCGCTTTCGACGTGCTGTAGGCGGAGCCGGCGAAGGGATGAATGAAATGCCCCGCGATCGAGGTGATATTGACGATCGCGCCCTTGCCCCGGTGAAGTGGGGCCGCGAAGCCGCGCGCGAGCCGGAGCGGAGCAAAGAAATTCAGCTCGAACACCCGCCGCCATTCGTCGATATCGCCGTTGAGGCAGCCGAGCCGCTCCTTGAAAGGCGTCTTCGGCGACCAGCCGGCGTTGTTCACCAGAGCATGCAGCGGTTTTTCCCCGAGCAACTCGTTTGCCTCATCGATGAAATTGTCGAGGCTGTCCGAGTCCGTCAGGTCGGCGGTGATATGGTGGCTCCAGTTCGGATCGCGCCGGCACTCTTCCGGCGGCGCATCGCGCGAGCAGGTGATGATTTCCCAATTCCGTTCGCTGAAGAAACGGACGGTGGCGTGGCCGATGCCCCGGCTGGCGCCGGTCAGCAGCATTGTTTTCTGGATCGTACTCATGGCGCCGGAGTGTAAGCAAATACGGCGGCCCGAGAAAGGCCGCCGCACGCATCACATATGTTTGTCACTGAAGCTTATTTTACCGAGACGATCCGGAAGGTTCGCTGCACGCCGTCATGCTCGGTAATGGAGACATATTCTCCCTCGACGAAATGATGACGGTCGAACTTGAAGATCGGCTCGTCATCCTCTTCGCCTTCCGCATAGCTGAAAAGCCAGCGCCGGCCACGGGTATGAAGCAGATGGCCTTCCTCGTCCGGCTCACCTTGCCAGAACCGGTGCACGGTGCAGTCGGGTTTCACTTTCTGCCAGGCATCAAGGTCGAGACTGCCATCCCCGGTCAGAGGAGCCTTGAACTCATAGCCGTGGTTGCTGCTGCCTTCCGGGAAATCCGGGTTCCGCGCCAACTCAAGGCGAATGGTACGCACACTCACGGGGATATCTCCTTTGTTCGATCAGATACGGTCATCAAGCCTAGTGCGCCATCAGAACCGGAATTCGTGCTGCGGTCAAAATATCGTCGGTAACACCGCCGAAGATCGACTCGCGGAGCCGGCTGTGGCTGTAGGCACCAAGCACCAGCAACTGCGCACCCGCCTCGCGTGCTTCGGCCTGAAGTCGGCCGGAAATGCTGCCGGAGGATGCATCGAAGCTTTTCGCTGTCGCCTTCACGCCGTGCCAGCGCAGGGAGTCGACGAAAGCTGCAAGATCTTCCTCTGTCAGATCCTCATCGATTCCAGCCATCACGGCAACTGTCTCTGCTGTCACCAACAACGGCATGGCGTGTGCGACGGCTGCTGCCGCTTCCTTGGACGCATTCCAGCCGATCGCAATCCCTTTGATCGCCGGCATCTCAACATCGTGCGGCACCACCAGCGTTGCCTTGCCGCTCTCCAGCATGGCTGCCTCGGCGATCACCGCGGCGTCGCTACCATCGTTGTCTGACGGGGCGACCACGCAGATCGCGTCTACGATCCGGGCACGACGCGCGACCACCCTGCCCGGCTCACCCACCAGAGTCTCGAAAGAAACACTAACCCCGTCCGTCGCTGTCGGTTTCTCGACCACCGGAAAATTGTTCGCCTCGCGCCAGCGGTCAAATTCGGCAAGCGATGCGGCGCGTGCCTCGTTCGCTGCATTCTCCGCCTGCTCAATGATCGTTTCGATCATCGACGCACTCATGCCCATGCCGATCTGCGGCACCAGCACTTCGCGGGGATCACGGTGAATATGAGCAACAAAAATATGTGCCCCATGCAGCGTCGCAAGAGCGCACGCAGCCTTAAGAACCGCCGCATCAGCTTCATTACCAAGCACGGGAGCAAGAACAGTTTTCAGAGACATGGTGCACCTCGTTGTAAGTATGATTCTTTCGTTAACCTTATCTGAGCCGAGAATGCCTCCACATTGACCTAGGTCAAAACTTTAAAAAACATCCAGCCAGAATTCGGCACAGAATCCCTCTGTGCGCCTTGCTCCCCGCTCACGGATAAAGCCGGTTCACGGTCCAGGCTTCACTTTCGCTCGCCCGGCTGAAGCGGAACCGGTCATGCAGACGGAACTCGCCATCCTGCCAGAATTCGATCACGAGCGGCGTCAGCCGCCAACCGGACCAGTATGGCGGACGGGGGACCGATTCCCCGGGATACTTGCTGTCGGCATTCTCAACCGCCGCCATCAGGGCCGGGCGGTCTGCCAGTGGACGCGATTGCTGCGAGGCCCAGGCACCGACCCGGCTGCCACGCGGCCGGGAATTGAAATAAGCATCCGCTTCTTCGTCTGTAACCCGCGCCACCGGCCCGGTTACGCGGACCTGCCGTCGCACCGACTTCCAGTGGAAGCAAAGCGCCACGAACGGATTGACCTCGATCTCCCGGCCCTTCTGGCTTTCCATGTTGGAGTAGAAAACGAAGCCCTGCTCGTCGAACCCCTTCAGCAGCAAAATCCGCGCAGACGGGCGGCCATCGGCATCGGCCGTCGCGACGGTCATGGCATTGGCGTCGTTCGGTTCCGTTTCGGACGCCGCCTGAAGCCAGCCATCGAAAAGCTCAAAAGGATTGTCTGTATCGGGTTCAAACATGCTCAAGCCTCACTCTGAAGGTGGCGAATCACACAGGAAACGCAACTTCGGTCTTTTTATTGCCTTATTGATCGCCAAATAAGGACCGAAGGGTACCTATCACTAGCGAGCGTCAACATGGCCTGTCCAGCGCTGAAACGTCGCAGCATGCCTCCAAGGAACAGCGGGATGCCATCGCCAGAGCGAGGTACTATCAAAAAGGATTTACCGCGCGACGGTTTCAGTGGCTTCATCCGTTATAGATCCCGTCGGCCGCAATTGTGAGGAACAGAACCATGAGAACTCAAGCCGTGATTGTCGTCGTCGCCTCTCTGGCCCTCGGCGCGTGTCAGACAGATCAACTCGGGGCGAAGCAGACAGCTGGCGGCCTGTTCGGTGCGGTCGGCGGTGCGGTGGCAGGCTCCCAGATCGGGGGCGGCAAAGGTACGGTTGCGGCCGTTGCCATCGGCACCCTGCTTGGCGCCTTCATCGGCAGCGAAATCGGCAAGTCGCTCGACAATGCCGACAAGGCGGCGATGGCCAGAACAACGCAGAACACGCTGGAAACCCAGCCGGTCGGCACGACATCGACCTGGCACAATCCGGACAGCGGTCACTCTGGCACCGTGACCCCGACCAGCACCTATCAGGCCCCTTCCGGAGAATATTGCCGTGAATATTCCCAAACGGTGAATATCGGAGGACAGACCGAGGAAGCCTACGGGAAAGCCTGCCGTCAGCCCGACGGCAGCTGGAAAATCCAGAACTAGGCAGCGGCCTTCGGCTCTGCAATGATTGGACCGGGCGGATTTTTGCATCCGGTCCAATTGCTTTTTCCATATACTCCCGGGCCATGAGCGATCCTTACAAGATATTGGGTGTAAAACCCGACTCCTCGCAGGACGAGATCAAGAAAGCGTACCGCACGCTCGCGAAGAAGCTTCATCCCGATCTCAATCCCGGCGACACGAAAATCGAGCAGCAGTTCAAGGAAGTCACGGCGGCTTACGACCTGCTTTCGGATGCGACAAAGCGCGCCAAGTACGATCGCGGCGGCATGAACGCGGGCGCGGGTGGTGCCGGCGGCGCATCGGCGAAGGCGACAAGCGGTTTCTGGAAGGCCTGGACGTCGGCCCGCAAGAAGCAGTCCGGCGGCTTTTCCGACATGTTCGATGGTGACGACGCAGACATGTTCGACGACATCCTGCGCCGACATGGGCAGGCCGGCGGCGGTTCAAGCCAGGGCGGCAGCGCCTACACGGTCGGGCCGGACGTCAATTACAAGCTCAAGGTAAGTTTTGCCGAAGCAGCCGCAGGTTCCACGAAGCGCGTCACGCTGTCCGACGGCAAGTCCCTCGACCTGAAGATTCCGCCCGCGACGGAAAGCGGCAAGACGCTCCGGCTGAAGGGCCAGGGCCGCAAGGGCAGCAATAGCGGCCCCGCCGGCGACGCCTTCGTCGAGATCACTGTGGAGCCGCACGACTATTTCCATCGCGACGGTCGGAATGTCAAAGTGGAAATGCCGGTCACGCTCTACGAAGCGGTCCTTGGCGGCACCATCACCGTGCCGACCGTTCATGGCAATGTCTCGCTGAAGATCCCGCCGAAATCCAATACCGGCGCGACCCTGCGCCTGAAAGGCAAAGGCGTCCCTGCGCATGGCGGCAAACCGGCCGGCGACCAGCTCGTCACCCTGAAAGTGGTTCTGCCCGACACCGAAGACCCTGACCTGATCAAACTGATGCAGAAATGGGCCGAGGAAAAAGGCTACAACCCGCGCCACAAGATGCGCTTCAGCTAACCTCTGAAAACCGGGGCGGATCGCTCTCAGCTATCCGGTACAGCGTCCGGTTATTCCGCGACTGCCGGTATCTCCGGCAACTCCCTGACACCGCCTCTCTCACCGGTGAGTTCGTCGAGCACATCCGCCGCCGGACGGGACAAAGCGTTGCGCTCTGATTTCGAAAGGGCGTCGACTACGGCAGCAATGGAGGCCGGCTCCTTGCTCTTGCCCGGCTCCGCCGCATCCACCGCGCAACCGAGCCCCCGATAGAGATCGTAAAGGCTGAAGCGGGTTGGGTCGCGCGCCAGGACAAAGCGGCCATCCTCGATCCGCGCGACGAACTCGGCTGCAAGCAAGCGCTCCAGCACCTGACCCACCGCATCGGCGGAGGCCACGTCATCCAGCGCCGACTGCTCCACCGGCCCCGCCTTTTCCCGAATGGCCGCAAGAGCCGACAGGGCAACGGAGAACAGACGGGCCGGGCCGAGCTCCGGTGCCGCGTCGAGAGCGCGGGAATGCCACCAGTCAGGGAAGGATGCGGCGAAGACAGCGCCCAGCAGGATCACGGTCCAGGAGAAATAGACCCAGACCAGAAAGATCGGGATCACGGCCATCGCGCCGTAGATAGTCTGAAAGGTCGGAAACGCCGCCAAATACCAGCCGAAACCAAGCTTCAGGATTTCAAACGCGGTGCCGGAGAGACAACCGCCTATCAGCGCATCCCGCCAGGCGACCGAACGGTTCGGCACGACCATGAAGAGCAGCGTGAAGCCGACACTCTGCAGAATGATCGCAATGACGTGATTTCGGAACTCACCGCCGACATTGAGCGATTCCGCATCCAGACCGGCATCCGTCCAGGTCTGTCGCAAGAAGCCGAATGCATCGCTGGTGGTGGAAAGGGTCAGTCCCATCAGGATCGGACCGAGAGACAACACCGCCCAGAAGATCAGGAAACGGATCAGCAGATGCCGCTGTCTCTCCACATGCCAGATTGCATTGAAGGTCGATTCGATGGTCGCCAGCAACAGAATCGCGGAAACGGAAAGGCCGATGATGCCCGCCGCGCCAAGTTTCGACGCGTTTTGCATGAAGCTGTTCAGATAAGTCCGGACGGGACCTGCGATCTCCGGCACCAGATTCTCAAAGATCGTCGCCTCGATGGCCGTCCGGGCCGTCTCGAAAGCCGGAAAAGCGGTGAAAATCGCGAAACCTATGGCCAGCAGCGGCACCAACGCCAGCAGCGTCGTGTAGGTCAGCGCGGCGGCCGACTGCATGCCCCGGCCGCGATAGAACCGCATCATCGCGAAACCGATATATTCCGCCAGATCAGCGACAACGGCTGCGGCGGCGAGGGTTTTCCAACGGTCTAGTCGATTGGCTTTTTTGCTCATGTTGTCAGCTTATCACGAAAGCCTGTAGAAGAACCCGCGCCCGCACCCGGACAGGATCGCGCTACGGCAGATTCCGCAGCCTTCAGGCCACTGCATGCAGTTTGCCGCACGCTGCCTTTAGTGTAGGATCGCGCGAATCATGCGTAACTTTTTACGTCAACCTGCGTCGTGAGGCATCAATGAGTGAACCAAGCCCGATCATGAGTGGCAAAAAGGGGCTTGTCATGGGGGTCGCGAACGACCGTTCCATCGCCTGGGGCATCGCGAAAGCGGCAGCTGCCCAGGGCGCGGAACTCGCGTTCACCTTCCAGGGCGAGGCATTGCAAAAGCGGGTCGAACCGCTGGCCGCGCAACTTGGCTCCAATCTGGTGCTTCCCTGCGATGTTACCGATGACGCAAGCGTCACCAAGACATTCGAGACGATCCGCGAGAAGTGGGGCAAGCTCGACTTTCTGGTGCATGCCATAGCCTATTCAGACAAGGACGAGCTGAAAGGCAAATACGTCAACACGACGCGGGATAACTTCCTGAAGACGCTCGATATTTCCTGCTATTCCTTCACCCGAATCGCAAGAGAAGCGGCCGATCTGATGACGGATGGCGGCTCGCTGCTGACGCTGAGCTATTTCGGCGCCGAAAAAGTGATGCCGCATTACAACGTGATGGGCGTCGCCAAGGCCGCGCTGGAAGCCAGCATCCGCTACCTGGCCGCCGATCTCGGAGGTGACAATATCCGGGTGAACGGCCTCTCCGCCGGCCCGATGAAGACGCTTGCCGCCTCCGGCATCGGCGACTTCCGCTATATCCTGAAATGGAACCAATACAACTCGCCTCTGCGCCGGAATGTGAGTCTGGACGATGTCGGCGGCGCCGGCATGTATCTGCTGAGCGATCTTTCCAGCGGCGTCACCGGCGAAGTGCATCACGTCGATTGCGGCTACAACATCGTCGGCATGAAGGCGGTGGACGCGCCCGACATTTCCACGGTCTGACCCGGGACAACCAACGTACATGGCCAGCAATTCCTTCGGTGAGGTCTTCCGCTTCTCCACTTGGGGCGAAAGCCACGGGCCCGCTATCGGCTGCGTTGTCGATGGTGTACCGCCGCGCCTGCCCGTCTCCGAGACGGACATCCAGTTCTATCTGGACCGGCGCAAGCCCGGACAGAACCGCTTCACGACCCAGCGCCAGGAGCCGGATCAGGTGAAAATCCTGTCCGGCGTCTTCGAGGGCCAGACCACCGGCACCCCGATCGGGCTGATGATCGAGAATACGGACCAGCGCTCGAAGGATTACGGGGACATCATGAGCCGGTTCCGGCCGGGTCATGCCGACTTCACCTACGAGGCCAAATACGGCATCCGCGACTATCGCGGCGGCGGACGGTCTTCCGCGCGGGAAACCGCAATGCGGGTGGCCGCCGGCGCGATTGCGCGCAAGATCATCAGTGCCCGTCTCGGCAACGCCTTCCATCTGCGCGGCGCTCTGGTTCAGGTCGGCCCACACAAGGTGAACCGGGACAACTGGGACTGGGAAGAAGTCGAGCGTAACCCATTCTGGAGCCCGGATGCGAAAGCCGCCGAGGTTTGGACGGACTATCTCGACGGTGTGCGCAAGGCTGGATCTTCCGCCGGCGCGGTCATCGAGATCGTCGCCGAGGGTGTCCCTGCCGGACTGGGCGAGCCGGTCTACGGCAAGCTCGACAGCGACCTGGCAGCGGCAATGATGACCATCAACGCGGTCAAGGGCGTCGAAATCGGGGACGGGTTCGCCGCCGCTGAAATCCCCGGCCATGAAGCCGCGGACGAAATGCGGATGGACGGCGATAATCCGGTCTTCCTGTCGAACCATGCCGGCGGCGTGCTCGGCGGGATTTCCTCCGGCCAGCCGGTCGTGGTGCGGTTCGCCGTGAAGCCGACCAGCTCCATCCTGACCCCGCGCCAATCCGTCGACAAGGATGGCAACGAGGTCGATGTGGTGACCAAGGGCCGGCACGATCCTTGTGTCGGTATCCGTGCCGTTCCTGTCGGAGAGGCCATGATGGCCTGCGTTCTGGCGGATCATCTGATGCGCCACGCGGCCCAGTGCGGAAGCTGAGAGCGGCCAGAACCTCCTCTGCCTTTGTAAAGCCATCGTTTTGCTCTAGCGGAACTCCTATATGTAGGGGAGATAACGAGGGGTGCTGCCGCAATGCTTAGATTTCTGAAAGGGCTCTTGATCAGTTTCGGGGTCCTGTTCCTGGTTCTGGTCGTCGGAGCGGTCGTCGGCCTGCGCTATGTTGCGAACCAATGGCAGCCAGAGCCCCTGCCCGAGCATATGGTGCTCTCCCTCACGCTGAAGCCCGAGCTGCGCGAGACATCGGTCGGCGCACTTCCTTTCGAGAATGTCTTCAATCCCGGCTCGCCGTCGTTGTTGGATCTCGTGAACATTCTGAAAGCGGCAAGCGAAGATGAACGCGTTCAGGGCCTGTTCCTCGATCTTTCCGCCGCCGACGTTCGCCCCGCCGAAGCGCAGGAGCTGAGAGAGGCGATCTCGCGTTTCCGGGCAA harbors:
- a CDS encoding ABC transporter permease translates to MAQITSVSPSSPTFYVPVCAAVGGFAGLLVGTAQGNPLIGLIVGAVLLGATAYAAAHFVSQERIARWAILLIVALGGGFLGGLPGLIVGAGFGWFFGWFIYWLSESRYRMKLPPYLTAGQVLWHYGLRVICGLIFFFLITPIVVVMPLSFNAQDFFTFTPEMLRFDPAGYSLKHYEDFLTSSNWQHALRNSISIAPAATLLSVSFGTLAAIGLSSEHVPFRRTIMAILISPMIVPLIISAAGMFFFYSRIGLQGTYIGVVLAHAALGIPFVIITVTATLVGFDRSLTRAAANMGAGPIRTFFKVQMPLILPGVISGGLFAFITSFDEVVVVLFVGSAGQKTLPWQMFIGLREQISPTILAVATILVAISVLLLTTMELLRRRSERLRGMSPG
- a CDS encoding SDR family oxidoreductase; this translates as MSTIQKTMLLTGASRGIGHATVRFFSERNWEIITCSRDAPPEECRRDPNWSHHITADLTDSDSLDNFIDEANELLGEKPLHALVNNAGWSPKTPFKERLGCLNGDIDEWRRVFELNFFAPLRLARGFAAPLHRGKGAIVNITSIAGHFIHPFAGSAYSTSKAALSSLTREMANEFAELGVRVNAVAPGEIETAMLSPEYEMLIPRIPLNRMGTPKDVASTIHYLCSEDSSYVTGTEIFVTGGQHMF
- a CDS encoding universal stress protein: MSLKTVLAPVLGNEADAAVLKAACALATLHGAHIFVAHIHRDPREVLVPQIGMGMSASMIETIIEQAENAANEARAASLAEFDRWREANNFPVVEKPTATDGVSVSFETLVGEPGRVVARRARIVDAICVVAPSDNDGSDAAVIAEAAMLESGKATLVVPHDVEMPAIKGIAIGWNASKEAAAAVAHAMPLLVTAETVAVMAGIDEDLTEEDLAAFVDSLRWHGVKATAKSFDASSGSISGRLQAEAREAGAQLLVLGAYSHSRLRESIFGGVTDDILTAARIPVLMAH
- the pdxH gene encoding pyridoxamine 5'-phosphate oxidase — protein: MFEPDTDNPFELFDGWLQAASETEPNDANAMTVATADADGRPSARILLLKGFDEQGFVFYSNMESQKGREIEVNPFVALCFHWKSVRRQVRVTGPVARVTDEEADAYFNSRPRGSRVGAWASQQSRPLADRPALMAAVENADSKYPGESVPRPPYWSGWRLTPLVIEFWQDGEFRLHDRFRFSRASESEAWTVNRLYP
- a CDS encoding RT0821/Lpp0805 family surface protein is translated as MRTQAVIVVVASLALGACQTDQLGAKQTAGGLFGAVGGAVAGSQIGGGKGTVAAVAIGTLLGAFIGSEIGKSLDNADKAAMARTTQNTLETQPVGTTSTWHNPDSGHSGTVTPTSTYQAPSGEYCREYSQTVNIGGQTEEAYGKACRQPDGSWKIQN
- a CDS encoding J domain-containing protein translates to MSDPYKILGVKPDSSQDEIKKAYRTLAKKLHPDLNPGDTKIEQQFKEVTAAYDLLSDATKRAKYDRGGMNAGAGGAGGASAKATSGFWKAWTSARKKQSGGFSDMFDGDDADMFDDILRRHGQAGGGSSQGGSAYTVGPDVNYKLKVSFAEAAAGSTKRVTLSDGKSLDLKIPPATESGKTLRLKGQGRKGSNSGPAGDAFVEITVEPHDYFHRDGRNVKVEMPVTLYEAVLGGTITVPTVHGNVSLKIPPKSNTGATLRLKGKGVPAHGGKPAGDQLVTLKVVLPDTEDPDLIKLMQKWAEEKGYNPRHKMRFS
- a CDS encoding YihY family inner membrane protein, giving the protein MSKKANRLDRWKTLAAAAVVADLAEYIGFAMMRFYRGRGMQSAAALTYTTLLALVPLLAIGFAIFTAFPAFETARTAIEATIFENLVPEIAGPVRTYLNSFMQNASKLGAAGIIGLSVSAILLLATIESTFNAIWHVERQRHLLIRFLIFWAVLSLGPILMGLTLSTTSDAFGFLRQTWTDAGLDAESLNVGGEFRNHVIAIILQSVGFTLLFMVVPNRSVAWRDALIGGCLSGTAFEILKLGFGWYLAAFPTFQTIYGAMAVIPIFLVWVYFSWTVILLGAVFAASFPDWWHSRALDAAPELGPARLFSVALSALAAIREKAGPVEQSALDDVASADAVGQVLERLLAAEFVARIEDGRFVLARDPTRFSLYDLYRGLGCAVDAAEPGKSKEPASIAAVVDALSKSERNALSRPAADVLDELTGERGGVRELPEIPAVAE
- the fabI gene encoding enoyl-ACP reductase FabI; the protein is MSEPSPIMSGKKGLVMGVANDRSIAWGIAKAAAAQGAELAFTFQGEALQKRVEPLAAQLGSNLVLPCDVTDDASVTKTFETIREKWGKLDFLVHAIAYSDKDELKGKYVNTTRDNFLKTLDISCYSFTRIAREAADLMTDGGSLLTLSYFGAEKVMPHYNVMGVAKAALEASIRYLAADLGGDNIRVNGLSAGPMKTLAASGIGDFRYILKWNQYNSPLRRNVSLDDVGGAGMYLLSDLSSGVTGEVHHVDCGYNIVGMKAVDAPDISTV
- the aroC gene encoding chorismate synthase, whose protein sequence is MASNSFGEVFRFSTWGESHGPAIGCVVDGVPPRLPVSETDIQFYLDRRKPGQNRFTTQRQEPDQVKILSGVFEGQTTGTPIGLMIENTDQRSKDYGDIMSRFRPGHADFTYEAKYGIRDYRGGGRSSARETAMRVAAGAIARKIISARLGNAFHLRGALVQVGPHKVNRDNWDWEEVERNPFWSPDAKAAEVWTDYLDGVRKAGSSAGAVIEIVAEGVPAGLGEPVYGKLDSDLAAAMMTINAVKGVEIGDGFAAAEIPGHEAADEMRMDGDNPVFLSNHAGGVLGGISSGQPVVVRFAVKPTSSILTPRQSVDKDGNEVDVVTKGRHDPCVGIRAVPVGEAMMACVLADHLMRHAAQCGS